One Candidatus Acididesulfobacter guangdongensis genomic window carries:
- a CDS encoding P-II family nitrogen regulator, producing the protein MKKIEAIIKPFKLDDVKEALNKIGIHGITVTEVKGFGRQKGHTELYRGAEYRVDFVPKTKLEIISSDEIVSEIVEAIEKSAKTGNIGDGKIFISPVEEAIRIRTGEKGESAI; encoded by the coding sequence ATGAAAAAAATTGAGGCTATAATTAAGCCGTTCAAACTTGATGATGTCAAAGAGGCATTAAATAAAATCGGGATTCACGGTATAACAGTGACTGAGGTTAAGGGTTTCGGAAGGCAGAAAGGACATACGGAGTTGTACAGAGGAGCAGAATACAGGGTTGATTTTGTCCCTAAAACAAAACTTGAGATAATATCTTCTGACGAGATAGTTTCCGAAATAGTTGAAGCTATTGAGAAATCTGCAAAAACCGGAAATATCGGAGACGGGAAGATATTTATTTCTCCTGTTGAAGAAGCTATAAGAATCAGAACGGGCGAAAAAGGAGAGTCTGCAATTTAG